From the Solanum lycopersicum chromosome 10, SLM_r2.1 genome, one window contains:
- the LOC101247665 gene encoding probable histone H2A.1 → MAGRGKTLGSGTAKKATSRSSKAGLQFPVGRIARFLKAGKYAERVGAGAPVYLAAVLEYLAAEVLELAGNAARDNKKTRIVPRHIQLAVRNDEELSKLLGDVTIANGGVMPNIHNLLLPKKTGGSKPSADED, encoded by the exons ATGGCTGGTAGAGGCAAAACCCTAGGTTCAGGAACAGCAAAAAAGGCTACTTCTCGTAGTAGCAAAGCTGGTCTTCAGTTTCCGGTTGGTCGTATTGCTCGGTTTTTGAAAGCCGGGAAGTATGCTGAACGTGTCGGTGCCGGAGCTCCGGTTTATCTAGCTGCTGTTCTGGAGTACCTTGCTGCTGAG GTTCTTGAGTTAGCTGGAAATGCAGCAAGGGACAACAAGAAGACTAGGATCGTTCCGAGGCATATTCAATTGGCAGTGAGGAACGATGAGGAACTAAGCAAACTTCTCGGAGATGTAACGATTGCCAATGGCGGTGTGATGCCCAACATTCACAACCTTCTGCTTCCAAAGAAAACCGGTGGTTCAAAGCCATCTGCTGATGAAGATTAA